A segment of the Crassostrea angulata isolate pt1a10 chromosome 10, ASM2561291v2, whole genome shotgun sequence genome:
gttttatttgaTTGTGATTTGTGACTATCTTATCTGATCAAAATCCATATTTCGGTACAACATCGTTCTAATAATTTCATAGaaagttttgaaattatttaaattacagAAGTTAAATGTTGGTTGAAGATAGATAACTCTCTTTGCAGAGAAAAttacatagaaaaaaatgattctGGTTCAATTATCACTCGCCGAGACAAAGTCGGGGTTAAGGTTTTTAGCGCAGGTTAACGTTTTTtaagcaggtgccctttgatggccATATCCAAGCTATCATAGattctatctttaaaaaaaacttggatGGAGGATGTATCTTGTGATACTGATACACTCGATAGACTTGGaactgaatctgagccatagattTCGGAGGCTGGACGAGTTTGAGGTTTAATTTGAAGCCGatcactttttaaagtaaatgtaaatacgTATTTACACTTGCATGATTGATTTAACTATGTAAATGAATCACAAAGAGGTCTTCATTATCAAGATGCATACTAGGCAGGTTTAAGATTTTAGAACaactcaaatttttttttgttagagcGTTGAAACTGGTTAATTAATAAAGTTACTAGTCCTGTTCATACCTGATCAGTCTTGCCCATATAACAAAGCTTTTGATGTGTAAAATAGAGATAACGTGAGATACAGAAATTGATTCCGATTTTTGTAGTAGTTTAAAGCAGGTTtgaacaagatatctgtgagataatgctcactagtaataccccgcgctgatgtgaatatgcaaaataaacaaagtcaacatttaacaggaaattgaaagattggtacaaaaatagatCCCAACGTATGGAATGCCTAGacaaagagtgtgttaaaattttaagcatctgcaataaatagttgctgagaaatatTGTATTGCATGatatgataaaaatcatatcataGGTACAACATCACATAACACAATATAcctttatatgatacaatacgATATTGTAAAAGAGAATATCATATctttaatatcatatcatatgataccaTATCGCActgtatcatgatacaatatcgtatTGTATCAATTAATAgtatatcatattgtataatatgaaacaataacATATACGATGCATTACGATATGACACGATAGAATATTGTTTTATACTGAAGATGAAgtttaacaatgaatttcataTAGTTGTGGTGGTCTTATAATAGGTGACGCCTCTTCTCGGTAAGCTTCATAATATGTTAACTGTTATGATAAACTCAAAGCTGTACATAACAAAGATGTTACACCTTGGCTCGAAAAATTAAAACCCGATGTGTATGAGCAATTAGATGACCATGCAAAATTAGATATTTATGATCCTAATGACGGCTGACTGTCTGTTATGTTTccaattgaatttttgaaacccgttataaaacaatgcattaaaattaatttaaaattaataatttgatatcaatttaTCCCGTGCTAATTtggttcttttttaaaaaaccaaataacAATGTACTTTAACAAACATGCATTGTAATTAGAAAATCCATTTTCCAACACTTACTGTGAACAGAACAATTttgctttgttaaaaaaatgcgCTTCCGTTTCCAGTACGTAAATGTCAATACCCGTTctcttatttttattgaatcgCAGAAATAATCCCATGTAACGCTAAcggaaacaattttttttattaaatcgtCTACAAATGAAAATCTAAAATACTGCAAACActtttataaattcatatttgcaaaaaacaaaattcactCTTATCATAAGGATTCTGAattgaaaatacaatttttatcttaaataaaagtttgtatAGAGTACTTCAGGTTTGGACCGATTGGTGCTTAATAGTTTTGCAATGAATGCTTTTATCTTTCATAATTAAAGCGAAATTAATGTAAATCCTATATACAACgaatttcttaaaaagaaagtcttaaaaagaaaaacatcatttttaaaatgcatattcATTATTAATCAGAACAAATAAAGCAATGAACAGTATTGCAAGAAATTATTGACgatcaacattaaaaaatacaagtatTTACACTGTTCTGAAACGTACATTATAATAAATAGGGCATATTTAATTAAGTTAATGAACTTATTGCTAAAAAGGCATGGTCGGGtaaataaattttcaagatgaaaaaaaatgatgaaagttGGAAAATGCTAAGAAAGTGAACAAATGAATCTACTGTCAAATTATCGTGACATCGAttacatatacaaaaatattccTAAAAACTTTGGCGGGATAACATGAATTCTACACGGAAAAATTACcatgtaaaatatatcaatatagaTAAGAACAAGTCACAAGACATGTATTATTTAAGGAATATAAAGGTTGAAACGATAAATCGATGAAAGGTGTCCTTGGTGGTGCAATTCAGTTACCAAACATGATAATGGATATGCTTTTCACGCAAACAGTATAatccattatattttttcaacgcattaattttaatttttcatgttaATGAATATTGCTTTTGTATTTAAGATGTCAAGTTGAAAAGAAGATACAAGAAGTCTTTAAGACagaaattgttaaaagaaaaaaacatacaaTGTAGAAACTTCCAAGACATTCGTttgaaatgaattaatattaaagaataaatacaacTTGCTTTGACTAAATTTTTCTCAAATCGATATGCACGTTAtcttttttagatttatttcagTTTGAATTAGATGTATAACTTTCATTCCAATATGCTTAATTAGTTTATTGTTCGGGACTTTGAAACTAAAATTAGTACTGGTGTTTAATTTTCCTTCTCACCATCATCTGAGCTCTAACTAAAGAATGAGCATAGCCACGCCAGTGGTACCAAATGATACCACGTGCAGAATCAATTCCATATTGACCATTCAGGTTACTGAAGTGACAGCCTCTGTGCCACCACGCGCCCTTGAAGGAAACAGCACAATTTGACCCATCTTTTTCATCGTTGTCTCTGTCGTAGGTAGTGAACTTCATTCCGTTTTGATGGTCAAGACTGTCACCTGTTAATTAGAGAAATTTAAAAGACAGATATCTTTGTGATCACTGACAAGACGTATAGAGTACATCATTTCTTGagagggttcaaaattgattaaaacagTCATTGCTACATATAAATAGTATGTATCAAAACAATTATATGAAGGattttgttattattgcaatGACTTTTAACTCATCATACAAGTAAAAGACAAAAATCATTGTCTAGGTCATAATTTCAATTGTTCGTGTCGAaagccatatatatatatatatatatatatatatatatatatatatatatatatatatatatatatatatatatatatatatatataagagagagagagagagagagaaagagagagagagaggattcAGCTAGTGAAACCTTTGCACTTTAGCCCAAAATTTTATacagcaggcacgtagcattgaacatttttcttaaacttacatttaaaaaagcaaattaaCATGGACTCCCCCATCTACTTTTGGGAGCTTAAAAATTGAAGTGAAAGGAAGGAAATTAATTCTGAAATAGAAGTTAAAgctacaacccccccccccccccgggagtTTTCTACATACTTGCGTTTCCGTAGAATCCCGATACATTTAATATAAAGGATGTGGAGGGTCCTCCAATCATAAAGTCCGTGTAGGCGGCATACGCCCATTCTCCAGCCTGATCCTCCAAGTCAACTCTAAGCTCGTAATCTCCAGATTTTACAATTTCGTGAAGATAGTAATTTCCTTTAAGATTATGAATGTCATCTATGAATGAATGGCAAATGATATTTAATGATTGTCATCGATTGTTGATTAAAAGTTGTTTTGTTACCCATATAGAAATTGTTGGCTAGATCTCCAAACCCATTCTCGTATTCAGTCCATCCCCTGTAGAAATTTGTATTCATATCTACACGGCGCTGGAAAACCTGAAGTTAAAATTTTAGTCAGTATTGTTGTGTGTATGTTAAGACAAGGTTGTACTACGGTATTAGAATTTTGATTTAGATCTTTAGCAGTACATTTATAAAACCGACGAAGTCAGAGGGGCCCCGCTGAGAACTGtacattaaatgaataaattattgCCTATTATGCATACATCTAATtcctttttgtttcatttttttatcggAAAAATTTCTAAATCTGTAACTATATTAAGAGTAGAAAAACAAAGTACAAGGTCTGAAAAAGAACATCTTGTCCATCCCCATAAGCCCGGACAATGCatctacattttttcaaagtgcgttgattttttttttggaagtgtttcatttttttttacgtgtGATGCCGCCGCACAGCTCACTTGATATATTTGTATCGTGTGGCTATGATACTTTCAGTTATTTCTACTTTTAACTAAGAAGTGAATTTTGTTAAGTTCCTTTAAATTGCAACTGTTTGCAATGTTATTATTCGTTTACggttgatttaaatttttatatgacaTTCATTATACATACTACCAGACAGACAAATTGATATAATACTTAAAATACTTAAAGGTGTTtaccttttctttttaaataatatgtatacaatttcaaatatacGACACCGAAAACTATCCTAATTAAAAATTAACCGTTGGCACACAAACAGATGGGCGACAAATGAACATGCACTGAGTGATTCCTATAGGGGtcttgcatatttttttttgggggggggggctataatAACGAACTGTTTTGAGTTTGTATGAAAAGGgactactgtaaattcctaattaaacgcgagaaattaatatccgcgtaaaatcgcgagaagcccgtctcgcgaattttaatatctcgcttttaattttcaaacatatgtaaactacatgaaactatgataaaattttgacattcgCGATTtaatgttctcgcgatttgatggaaaacctatgaatcgcggaattaagtgctcgcgtaaaataaggaatctactaTTTGTATGTACTTACTATCCAACCCCCGTTGTCTATTTCCATCTCGCACCACATCTCCTTTACTACGCTGTTTGgaaatgttttatgaaatttgtacGAAGGCGTATTCCTGTCAACCAAAGTTCCACTACAATCTAAACAAATAGATATATACTTTTAGAAATTACCGGAGAATACAATgcgtaaaatataaaaattgtcattAATATACCATATTTGTGGTTGCAGCGTTCATCTCCCATATTGGTTGGGCATCGGCAGGGAGAAGTGTATTCAATATCACACGTTTGTTTCTTCAGGAGATCAAATTAattcaaatatgattaaaacatGAATGCATAAAATTCTCAAgtgcattaaaatattttttttttacaaataataatatattaaaagctatttattaaaa
Coding sequences within it:
- the LOC128167681 gene encoding ficolin-1-like; protein product: MNAAVRTSFLFCLFLVTVFGQEQFHGFFKFIGYINSPETSFVNDQSNNESRSECSSQCLQEDKCYFFDICKNGSSTSCFFYDNNVPNPPGVDNGACRRYELKQTCDIEYTSPCRCPTNMGDERCNHKYDCSGTLVDRNTPSYKFHKTFPNSVVKEMWCEMEIDNGGWIVFQRRVDMNTNFYRGWTEYENGFGDLANNFYMGNYYLHEIVKSGDYELRVDLEDQAGEWAYAAYTDFMIGGPSTSFILNVSGFYGNASDSLDHQNGMKFTTYDRDNDEKDGSNCAVSFKGAWWHRGCHFSNLNGQYGIDSARGIIWYHWRGYAHSLVRAQMMVRRKIKHQY